Proteins encoded within one genomic window of Merismopedia glauca CCAP 1448/3:
- the urtD gene encoding urea ABC transporter ATP-binding protein UrtD — translation MNAKILETENVTVSFDGFTALKNLNFSMDLGELRVVIGPNGAGKTTFLDVITGKVQPTQGRVLFKGKNLRGFPEHRIARMGIGRKFQTPRVYLNLTPRENLALAGNRDKSLWNTWFKQSPIEERRRIGGLLETIGLTVKSDLPAGLLSHGEKQRLEIGMLVAQSPDLLLVDEPVAGLTDEETYNVGELLVALAESHSILVIEHDMEFVRQIARQVTVLHEGTVLCQGTIDEVQSDPQVIEVYLGKESQDFGHDSVKEEVIEEFSGEIYPVYE, via the coding sequence GTGAACGCGAAGATCTTGGAAACTGAAAACGTTACTGTTAGTTTTGATGGATTTACAGCCCTAAAAAACCTTAATTTCAGTATGGATCTGGGGGAATTGAGGGTGGTAATTGGTCCAAATGGGGCGGGTAAAACCACTTTTTTAGATGTAATTACTGGTAAGGTACAGCCAACTCAAGGACGAGTTTTATTCAAAGGTAAAAACCTGAGAGGTTTTCCAGAACATAGAATTGCACGCATGGGAATTGGACGCAAGTTTCAAACTCCCAGAGTTTACCTTAACCTGACTCCTAGAGAGAATTTAGCTTTAGCTGGAAATCGAGACAAAAGTCTCTGGAATACTTGGTTTAAGCAATCTCCGATAGAAGAACGCCGCAGGATTGGAGGGTTATTAGAAACTATCGGTTTGACAGTTAAATCAGATTTACCGGCTGGATTGCTGTCTCATGGGGAAAAACAGCGTTTAGAAATCGGGATGTTGGTGGCTCAATCTCCCGATCTATTATTAGTTGATGAACCTGTAGCCGGACTGACTGACGAGGAAACTTACAACGTGGGGGAATTGCTGGTAGCTTTGGCTGAAAGTCATTCCATTTTAGTAATCGAACACGATATGGAGTTTGTGCGCCAAATTGCTCGTCAAGTCACTGTTTTGCATGAAGGTACGGTGTTGTGTCAGGGAACGATTGACGAGGTACAAAGCGATCCACAAGTGATTGAGGTCTATTTGGGCAAAGAAAGTCAAGATTTTGGGCATGATTCGGTGAAAGAAGAAGTTATAGAAGAATTTTCTGGCGAAATCTACCCAGTATATGAGTAA
- the urtB gene encoding urea ABC transporter permease subunit UrtB — protein MIQLFDAVFNGISTGAVLLLAALGLAIVFGLMGVINLAHGELMMLGAYTTYVVQNVSKSAGGIWFESYIFIAIIAAFLVAALVGFILEKGVIRYLYGRPLETLLATWGVSLILQQFVRSVSWILVIGICLFALLFWGAWWLISRRSDFERIKKLVLGIMFPLSVGISIATAFWLGQTYKLAVTKPWFGAQGVDVTAPKWLRGGVDLSGFQLPYARLFIIALTIICVIGIYLFLQRTTWGLKIRAVTQNRSMSASLGIPTQKVDALTFALGSGLAGIAGCAISLLGSVGPNTGQNYVIDTFMVVVVGGVGKLVGSIVAAIAIGTANYIIGSNTLGTLVGGVEPLAGIFKFFATTSMAKVLVFALIIAFLQVKPGGIFPQKGRTVDA, from the coding sequence GTGATCCAGCTATTCGATGCTGTATTTAATGGAATTAGTACGGGTGCAGTTTTATTGCTAGCTGCTCTGGGATTAGCGATTGTATTTGGATTAATGGGTGTAATTAACTTAGCTCATGGCGAGTTAATGATGCTCGGTGCATACACTACATATGTGGTGCAAAATGTTTCTAAATCTGCTGGTGGAATTTGGTTTGAAAGTTATATATTTATCGCAATTATTGCAGCTTTTTTGGTGGCAGCACTAGTAGGATTTATTCTGGAAAAAGGGGTAATAAGGTATCTCTATGGTAGACCATTAGAAACCTTATTAGCTACTTGGGGAGTCAGCCTCATTTTGCAGCAGTTTGTGCGTAGTGTTAGTTGGATATTAGTCATTGGTATTTGTTTATTTGCGCTATTATTTTGGGGGGCTTGGTGGTTAATTAGTCGCCGCAGTGATTTTGAGAGAATTAAAAAGTTGGTATTGGGAATTATGTTCCCGCTTTCAGTAGGAATTAGTATCGCCACAGCATTTTGGTTAGGACAAACATATAAACTGGCTGTGACTAAGCCTTGGTTTGGCGCTCAAGGGGTAGATGTAACTGCTCCAAAATGGTTAAGAGGTGGGGTAGACTTATCAGGCTTTCAGTTACCTTACGCTCGACTATTTATTATTGCTTTGACTATTATTTGTGTGATTGGAATTTACTTATTTTTGCAGCGTACAACTTGGGGTTTGAAAATTCGTGCAGTGACCCAAAATCGTTCTATGAGCGCATCCTTGGGCATACCTACTCAAAAAGTAGATGCTTTGACTTTTGCTCTGGGTTCTGGTTTAGCTGGGATTGCTGGCTGTGCGATTAGTTTACTGGGTTCTGTAGGGCCAAATACGGGACAAAATTATGTGATTGATACGTTTATGGTAGTGGTAGTTGGCGGTGTAGGTAAGCTAGTTGGTTCGATTGTAGCAGCGATCGCAATTGGTACTGCTAACTACATTATTGGATCGAATACTTTAGGTACTCTAGTTGGAGGGGTAGAACCATTAGCAGGTATTTTTAAATTTTTCGCTACTACCAGTATGGCAAAAGTGCTGGTATTTGCCTTGATTATTGCCTTTTTGCAAGTTAAACCAGGTGGAATATTCCCCCAAAAAGGTAGAACGGTTGATGCTTAA
- the urtC gene encoding urea ABC transporter permease subunit UrtC — translation MIVDAPPIVRGKPARKRTRLIREIIVVVAIALALIFLIPPLLIAVEQGSRVNLLGRFLALAIAALGIDLIWGYTGLLSLGHGIFFTLGGYALAMHLKLQIPPDASTQLPEFMSLYGVTKLPGFWEPFHSFGFSLLAVILIPMIVGGLLGYLIFRNRIKGVYFSIITQAATIVFFNLFNGQQEFFNGTNGLTDFKTLLGVDINSDRSQFNFYILTIVILAFAYAFCRWLTSGRLGNLLIAIRDDESRVRFSGYNPTEFKVLVFAISAGLAGIGGAMYTLQTGIIAPSNMDIPFSIEMVIWVAVGGRATLAGAVLGAVLVNLAKSFLSEQFADTWLFFLGGLFLIVVLVLPDGLVGWLREVTREPMQKLFRRPQPLLTYPSLETDIEVQSEREDLGN, via the coding sequence ATGATAGTGGATGCACCCCCGATAGTTAGGGGAAAACCAGCGAGAAAACGCACTAGACTGATTAGAGAAATTATAGTGGTAGTGGCGATCGCCCTAGCTTTAATTTTCCTGATTCCTCCTTTGTTAATTGCTGTCGAGCAAGGTTCGCGAGTAAACCTGTTGGGGAGATTTTTGGCTCTGGCGATCGCCGCTTTGGGAATCGATCTAATTTGGGGCTATACGGGGTTACTAAGCCTAGGACATGGGATTTTCTTCACTTTAGGTGGTTATGCTTTAGCCATGCACCTGAAGCTGCAAATACCCCCAGATGCTAGCACTCAGTTACCAGAATTTATGTCTCTCTATGGGGTGACGAAACTACCTGGGTTTTGGGAACCGTTTCACTCTTTCGGTTTTTCCCTATTAGCGGTGATATTAATACCGATGATAGTGGGAGGATTATTGGGATATTTAATCTTCAGAAACCGAATCAAGGGAGTTTACTTTTCGATTATTACCCAAGCTGCGACTATAGTATTTTTCAACCTATTTAATGGTCAGCAAGAGTTTTTTAATGGCACTAACGGCTTAACCGATTTTAAAACCTTGCTAGGGGTAGATATCAATAGCGATCGCTCCCAGTTTAATTTCTATATCCTGACTATAGTGATCCTCGCTTTCGCTTACGCTTTCTGTCGCTGGCTAACTAGCGGAAGGTTGGGAAACTTACTAATAGCCATTCGAGATGATGAAAGTCGAGTCCGCTTTTCTGGTTACAATCCTACTGAATTCAAAGTCCTAGTATTTGCTATTTCGGCTGGATTAGCAGGAATTGGGGGAGCAATGTACACTCTGCAAACAGGAATTATCGCCCCCAGCAACATGGATATCCCCTTCTCGATTGAAATGGTGATTTGGGTAGCTGTAGGGGGGAGGGCGACTTTAGCTGGTGCAGTTTTAGGTGCAGTTTTGGTTAACCTCGCCAAAAGCTTTTTAAGCGAACAATTTGCCGATACTTGGCTATTTTTCTTAGGCGGTTTATTCTTAATCGTAGTTTTAGTCTTACCAGATGGCTTAGTCGGATGGTTGCGCGAAGTTACTCGCGAACCCATGCAAAAACTATTCAGACGACCACAACCTTTACTTACATATCCCAGTTTAGAAACCGATATTGAGGTTCAAAGTGAACGCGAAGATCTTGGAAACTGA